A part of Solicola gregarius genomic DNA contains:
- a CDS encoding IclR family transcriptional regulator: MATRKNESGEAAAATRSGVQSIDRAATVLRCFDGRHPELGTSEIARMTGLSTSTVHRLLTAMQHNHLVRQTADRRFGLGPMLMQLARSGALPTALRDAALPYMTELRDEVHETVGLHELLGTHQRVVVDQVESHQQLRRTYTEIGVPIELVHGAPGKAILAFLPPAAQDRCLEAPIEAVTEATITDPDALRAELAVARECGWAGSSSERTPGIRSVAAPVFDHTGSVVGSLGVSVPQVRMSDERAKELGERSRDTARLVSIALGAPTDEH; this comes from the coding sequence ATGGCAACGAGGAAGAACGAATCGGGGGAAGCGGCGGCTGCGACGCGCTCGGGAGTGCAGTCGATCGACCGCGCGGCGACCGTGCTGCGCTGCTTCGACGGGCGCCACCCCGAGCTCGGTACAAGCGAGATCGCCCGCATGACAGGGCTTTCGACGAGCACGGTGCACCGCCTGCTGACCGCGATGCAGCACAACCATCTCGTACGCCAGACCGCCGACCGACGCTTCGGGCTCGGCCCGATGCTGATGCAGCTCGCCCGCAGCGGCGCGTTGCCGACCGCATTGCGCGACGCCGCCCTTCCGTACATGACCGAGCTGCGCGACGAGGTGCACGAGACCGTCGGGTTGCACGAGCTGCTCGGCACCCACCAACGGGTGGTCGTCGACCAGGTCGAGAGTCACCAGCAGTTGCGGCGTACGTACACCGAGATCGGCGTGCCGATCGAGCTGGTGCACGGCGCGCCGGGGAAGGCGATCCTCGCGTTCCTGCCGCCGGCCGCACAGGACCGCTGCCTCGAGGCACCGATCGAGGCGGTCACCGAGGCGACGATCACCGACCCCGATGCGCTGCGCGCTGAGCTCGCCGTTGCCCGCGAGTGCGGATGGGCCGGTTCGTCGTCGGAGCGTACGCCCGGCATCCGCTCGGTCGCGGCACCGGTCTTCGACCACACCGGCTCCGTTGTCGGCTCACTCGGAGTCTCGGTCCCCCAGGTCCGGATGAGCGACGAGCGCGCGAAGGAGCTCGGTGAGCGCTCGCGCGATACGGCGCGGCTGGTCTCGATCGCCCTCGGCGCCCCGACCGACGAACACTGA
- a CDS encoding CaiB/BaiF CoA transferase family protein: MLPLDGFRVLDLTRFLSGPYCTMVLAELGADVIKVEQPVTGDDSRRLAPKVNDESYPFAMPNRSKRSISLDLKADRGRGLFLELAASADLVIENFRPGVATRLGIDYDAVRAVRPDILYCSISGFGQTGPYRDRPGFDIMAQGMVGFLRMTGQPDGRPAKVGVAINDIAAGATAIYSILGAQMIRERTGEGQSIDISLVDAGLAWTVWESGAYFADGEEPKATGTRHRRSTPYQAYRTADGYVTIGANNDRLWERLVTGVLKRPDWLSDERFESLPARMAHIDELQDEIEAITTTLPTATWIDLLDQAGVPGGPVLTYAEALADPHIRARDMVVDVEHPIIGPMRTIGPPTKYSGLDTPVRGPAPWLGQHTRELLAEAGVPDDELDELFAAGTIYDAHPEMSRS; the protein is encoded by the coding sequence ATGTTGCCACTCGACGGCTTCCGCGTCCTCGATCTGACCCGTTTCCTGTCCGGGCCGTACTGCACGATGGTGCTCGCCGAGCTCGGCGCCGACGTGATCAAGGTCGAGCAGCCCGTCACGGGCGACGACTCCCGCAGGCTCGCGCCGAAGGTCAACGACGAGAGCTATCCGTTCGCCATGCCGAATCGCAGCAAGCGCAGCATCTCCCTCGACCTGAAGGCGGATCGCGGACGAGGGCTCTTCCTCGAGCTCGCCGCATCCGCCGATCTGGTGATCGAGAACTTCCGGCCCGGGGTGGCGACCCGCCTCGGCATCGACTACGACGCGGTACGCGCCGTGCGGCCGGACATCCTGTACTGCTCCATCAGCGGGTTCGGGCAGACCGGCCCGTACCGCGACCGTCCCGGCTTCGACATCATGGCGCAGGGCATGGTCGGCTTCCTGCGGATGACCGGCCAACCCGACGGCCGGCCCGCGAAGGTCGGCGTCGCGATCAACGACATCGCCGCGGGCGCCACCGCCATCTACTCGATCCTCGGCGCCCAGATGATCCGCGAGCGCACCGGCGAAGGCCAGAGCATCGACATCTCACTCGTCGACGCGGGGCTTGCCTGGACCGTGTGGGAGTCGGGCGCCTACTTCGCCGACGGCGAGGAACCCAAGGCGACCGGCACCCGCCACCGACGTTCGACGCCGTACCAGGCGTACCGCACCGCCGACGGGTACGTGACGATCGGCGCCAACAACGACCGGCTCTGGGAACGCCTCGTGACCGGCGTGCTGAAGCGGCCCGACTGGCTGAGCGACGAGCGGTTCGAGTCGCTGCCGGCGCGGATGGCGCACATCGACGAGCTGCAGGACGAGATCGAGGCGATCACCACAACGCTGCCGACCGCGACCTGGATCGACCTGCTCGACCAGGCCGGCGTACCCGGGGGTCCCGTGCTCACGTACGCCGAGGCGCTGGCCGACCCGCACATCAGGGCGCGCGACATGGTCGTCGACGTCGAGCACCCGATCATCGGCCCGATGCGCACGATCGGCCCGCCCACCAAGTACTCCGGCCTCGACACACCCGTCCGCGGCCCGGCGCCGTGGCTGGGGCAGCACACCCGGGAGCTGCTCGCCGAGGCAGGCGTACCCGACGACGAGCTCGACGAGCTGTTTGCCGCCGGAACGATCTACGACGCACACCCAGAGATGAGCAGGAGCTGA
- a CDS encoding enoyl-CoA hydratase-related protein has translation MSDHLTIERDGSVATLTLNRADSHNAISLGMYRELPDLVAGVDADPGVKVLVVRGAGERAFASGADISEFQEVRGDAASAKAYNEHVAAAEHALESFSKPTVAMIHGYCIGGGFGLALACDLRFGDERSRFAITPAKLGLVYSLESTKRLVDLVGPARTKWVLYSGQQIRAERALALGVLDELYDAAELEEQTYEFCRLVTTRAQFSVRAAKQIVGRITNGQVEDDEHTTHLRNSSFDTDDYAEGVRAFLAKRSPEFTWS, from the coding sequence GTGTCCGACCACCTCACGATCGAGCGCGACGGGTCTGTCGCGACCCTCACCCTGAACCGAGCGGACAGCCACAACGCGATCTCGCTCGGCATGTACCGCGAGCTTCCCGACCTCGTCGCGGGCGTCGATGCCGACCCCGGCGTCAAGGTGCTCGTCGTCCGTGGCGCCGGCGAGCGGGCGTTCGCCTCGGGCGCGGACATCAGCGAGTTCCAAGAGGTACGCGGCGATGCCGCCAGCGCGAAGGCGTACAACGAGCACGTCGCGGCGGCAGAGCACGCACTCGAGTCGTTCTCGAAGCCGACCGTGGCGATGATCCACGGCTACTGCATCGGCGGCGGGTTCGGCCTCGCGCTGGCCTGCGATCTGCGTTTCGGCGACGAGCGCTCCCGCTTCGCGATCACCCCGGCGAAGCTCGGGCTGGTCTACAGCCTGGAGTCGACCAAGCGCCTCGTCGACCTCGTCGGGCCGGCCCGTACCAAGTGGGTGCTCTACTCCGGGCAGCAGATCCGCGCCGAACGCGCGCTCGCGCTCGGCGTACTCGACGAGCTGTACGACGCGGCCGAGCTCGAGGAGCAGACGTACGAGTTCTGCCGGCTCGTGACGACGCGCGCGCAGTTCAGCGTACGTGCCGCCAAACAGATCGTCGGGCGCATCACGAACGGTCAGGTCGAGGACGACGAGCACACGACGCACCTGCGTAACTCGTCCTTCGATACCGACGACTACGCCGAGGGCGTACGCGCGTTCCTGGCGAAGCGGAGCCCGGAGTTCACGTGGTCATGA
- a CDS encoding PaaI family thioesterase — MSGVRGEGTVDASAVERARRATDEAEPEFGKFFLARFLDLDISYDDERQSCTVRLPYASHLCNPQGSVHGGVITTAMDISMGHLCHRYLSTAVTIEMQLRFFRPLTGDGTCVGELLRPGRRIVHLESRLYDDDNRLTAVATGSWHRLDAAPAVN; from the coding sequence ATGTCGGGGGTGAGGGGCGAGGGCACAGTTGACGCGAGCGCGGTCGAGCGCGCCCGACGCGCAACGGACGAGGCCGAACCGGAGTTCGGGAAGTTCTTCCTGGCCAGGTTCCTCGACCTCGACATCAGCTACGACGACGAACGGCAGTCCTGCACCGTACGACTGCCGTACGCATCGCACCTGTGCAACCCGCAGGGGTCTGTGCACGGGGGAGTTATCACGACGGCGATGGACATCTCGATGGGGCATCTGTGCCATCGGTACCTCTCCACCGCCGTCACGATCGAGATGCAGCTGCGGTTCTTCCGCCCGCTGACCGGCGACGGCACCTGTGTCGGTGAGCTGCTGCGGCCCGGCCGCAGGATCGTGCACCTCGAGTCCCGCCTGTACGACGACGACAACCGACTCACTGCAGTTGCGACCGGCTCGTGGCACCGTCTCGATGCCGCGCCGGCCGTGAACTAG
- a CDS encoding Bug family tripartite tricarboxylate transporter substrate binding protein — protein sequence MHRILIAASATVLAVGLTACAAGGTDSASTDTKDYPSQDLDWTIAFGPGGGNDIMSRQLVDIIESEDLYPGNITVENMDGGSGAKGWGHLYSQAGSGYDISTTSGSFLTTPLQADTGWTYEDFTPVGLTATDAAVFLVDSDSGIKTWDDWVKYAKDKGKVVVGGIGTVNVDYIVHAMLAEHEGYEIDYVPYNEEGQVQTSLLSGALDAAVSNPAEVLGQIESGDMTPLLYTGNEPMKALPDVPTAESIGVKNVPTMPRGVILPPDVPDSVRDWWIDAMKQVVKTDQWQKYLDQNNLSADVRWGDDFETYLDDTATELETKLEDLGAL from the coding sequence ATGCACCGGATACTCATCGCGGCGTCCGCGACCGTACTCGCGGTCGGACTCACCGCCTGCGCCGCCGGAGGTACCGACAGCGCGTCCACCGACACGAAGGACTATCCGTCCCAGGACCTCGACTGGACGATCGCGTTCGGCCCGGGCGGCGGCAACGACATCATGTCCCGTCAGCTGGTCGACATCATCGAGTCCGAGGACCTGTACCCGGGCAACATCACGGTCGAGAACATGGACGGCGGCAGCGGAGCGAAGGGCTGGGGCCACCTGTACAGCCAGGCGGGCAGCGGCTACGACATCTCGACGACGTCGGGCTCGTTCCTCACCACGCCGTTGCAGGCCGATACCGGCTGGACGTACGAGGACTTCACCCCGGTCGGTCTGACGGCGACCGACGCCGCGGTGTTCCTGGTCGACAGCGACTCGGGCATCAAGACCTGGGACGACTGGGTCAAATACGCGAAGGACAAGGGGAAGGTCGTCGTCGGCGGAATCGGCACCGTGAACGTCGACTACATCGTGCACGCGATGCTGGCGGAGCATGAGGGCTACGAGATCGACTACGTGCCGTACAACGAGGAGGGCCAGGTCCAGACCTCCTTGCTCAGCGGCGCACTCGACGCGGCCGTGTCGAATCCGGCGGAGGTTCTCGGCCAGATCGAGTCGGGCGACATGACGCCGCTGCTGTACACCGGGAACGAGCCGATGAAGGCGCTGCCCGACGTACCGACCGCGGAGTCGATCGGTGTCAAGAACGTCCCCACGATGCCGCGCGGCGTGATCCTGCCTCCCGATGTCCCCGACAGCGTCCGCGACTGGTGGATCGACGCCATGAAGCAGGTCGTGAAGACCGACCAGTGGCAGAAGTACCTCGACCAGAACAACCTGTCGGCCGACGTACGCTGGGGCGACGACTTCGAGACGTACCTCGACGACACGGCGACCGAGCTGGAGACCAAGCTCGAGGACCTGGGCGCGCTGTGA
- a CDS encoding tripartite tricarboxylate transporter TctB family protein, with protein sequence MTARAVDRTPRLPRWLTPQVAFLAVLLVLFLAYTEMAFGMEWRTPAGRIGAGVFPRIVGSLAIVTIAIALYREVRRPQPAGEPATEGQGSHPVATLAMVAAAAFVTYWFLLLGAVLTGAAFLVGALWILDPRHRVRAVVLGIALPVAMYLLFQTGLNAGLPDGILPMP encoded by the coding sequence GTGACTGCCCGCGCCGTCGACAGGACACCGCGGCTGCCGCGGTGGCTGACGCCGCAGGTCGCGTTCCTCGCCGTGCTCCTCGTGCTGTTCCTCGCGTACACCGAGATGGCGTTCGGGATGGAGTGGCGTACGCCGGCAGGGCGCATCGGCGCCGGGGTCTTCCCTCGCATCGTCGGCAGTCTCGCGATCGTGACGATCGCGATCGCGCTGTACCGCGAGGTCCGGCGGCCCCAACCCGCCGGCGAGCCGGCCACCGAAGGACAGGGGAGCCACCCGGTCGCCACGCTGGCAATGGTGGCCGCCGCGGCGTTCGTGACGTACTGGTTCCTGCTGCTCGGTGCCGTGTTGACCGGTGCGGCGTTCCTGGTCGGCGCGCTCTGGATCCTCGACCCGCGCCATCGCGTACGCGCGGTGGTCCTCGGGATCGCGCTGCCGGTCGCGATGTACCTGCTGTTCCAGACCGGGCTGAACGCCGGACTGCCCGACGGCATCCTGCCGATGCCCTGA
- a CDS encoding tripartite tricarboxylate transporter permease, whose amino-acid sequence MDLVTHGIVNILTVQNVLILGAGVLIGMVVGVIPGLGPSAGLAILLPLTFGLDPTSAIVMLAAVYYGAMYGGTITSVLINTPGESATVASTFDGYPLARKGRAGPALVMAAIASFVAGTIGAILMSVAAPITASFASSFGPPELFLLTIAGLLTLVVILQGNKLLGLLSALIGFAIATVGIDIGGGEQRYTFGSTELINGIDFIPVAIGLFGVGEILYTLWQGGHLERLGFFGVGNSGKSFWPNREDYRESRGPMLRGSFLGFGVGLAPGAGATVASLMSYNLEKSISKHPEKFGKGAMPGLVGPEAANNAASAGAMVPLLTLGIPGSASTAVLIGGFLMWGLQPGPLLMEENPDFAWGLIASMYLGNVMLLAVNVFCIPVFASIARVPFRVLGPIVIVLCIFGTYTVNSSIVEVQIMLACGVLGFFMRRVGMSPAALVIALVLGPLAEETLRQTMIVSGGDLSIFVERTGSLVLLIAVAVLIALPLLARPISSAVRGAVARVGHTRRASESGDAEETTDDREDAHR is encoded by the coding sequence ATGGACCTCGTCACCCACGGCATCGTCAACATCCTGACGGTGCAGAACGTCCTGATCCTCGGCGCGGGCGTGCTGATCGGCATGGTCGTCGGCGTCATCCCGGGACTCGGGCCGTCTGCCGGGTTGGCGATCCTGCTCCCGCTGACGTTCGGCCTCGACCCGACGAGCGCGATCGTGATGCTCGCCGCCGTGTACTACGGCGCGATGTACGGCGGCACGATCACGTCGGTGCTGATCAACACGCCGGGTGAGTCGGCGACGGTGGCGAGTACGTTCGACGGATACCCCCTGGCGCGCAAGGGCCGTGCGGGTCCGGCGCTGGTGATGGCCGCGATCGCGTCGTTCGTGGCCGGTACGATCGGCGCGATCCTGATGAGCGTCGCCGCGCCCATCACCGCGTCGTTCGCGAGCAGCTTCGGGCCGCCCGAGCTGTTCCTGCTCACGATCGCCGGCCTGCTCACCCTGGTGGTGATCCTGCAGGGCAACAAGCTGCTCGGGCTCCTCTCCGCACTCATCGGGTTCGCCATCGCGACGGTCGGCATCGACATCGGCGGGGGAGAGCAGCGCTATACGTTCGGGTCGACCGAGCTGATCAACGGCATCGACTTCATCCCGGTCGCGATCGGCCTGTTCGGCGTCGGCGAGATCCTTTACACGCTCTGGCAGGGCGGCCACCTCGAACGCCTCGGGTTCTTCGGTGTCGGCAACAGCGGCAAGTCGTTCTGGCCGAACCGTGAGGACTACCGAGAGTCGCGTGGTCCGATGCTCCGCGGCTCCTTCCTCGGCTTCGGAGTCGGCCTCGCTCCGGGTGCCGGCGCGACCGTGGCGTCCCTGATGTCGTACAACCTCGAGAAGTCGATCTCCAAGCATCCCGAGAAGTTCGGCAAGGGTGCGATGCCCGGACTGGTCGGTCCGGAGGCGGCGAACAACGCCGCTTCGGCGGGCGCGATGGTGCCGTTGCTCACCCTCGGCATCCCTGGCTCGGCGTCGACGGCCGTCCTGATCGGCGGCTTCCTGATGTGGGGTCTGCAGCCGGGACCGTTGCTGATGGAGGAGAACCCCGACTTCGCCTGGGGGCTCATCGCCAGCATGTACCTCGGCAACGTGATGCTGTTGGCCGTCAACGTGTTCTGCATACCGGTCTTCGCGAGCATCGCGCGCGTACCGTTCCGAGTGCTCGGCCCCATCGTCATCGTGCTCTGCATCTTCGGCACTTACACGGTCAACTCGAGCATCGTCGAGGTGCAGATCATGCTCGCCTGCGGCGTGTTGGGCTTCTTCATGCGGCGGGTCGGCATGTCGCCTGCCGCCTTGGTGATCGCACTGGTGCTCGGTCCGCTCGCCGAGGAGACGCTCCGGCAGACCATGATCGTCTCGGGTGGCGATCTGAGTATCTTCGTCGAGCGCACCGGGTCGCTGGTACTGCTGATCGCCGTCGCCGTTCTGATCGCGCTGCCGCTACTCGCCCGGCCGATCTCATCCGCAGTACGCGGTGCGGTCGCGCGGGTGGGACACACCAGACGTGCCTCGGAGTCCGGCGACGCCGAGGAGACGACCGACGATCGAGAGGACGCGCACCGGTGA
- the lhgO gene encoding L-2-hydroxyglutarate oxidase, translating into MKAAVVGGGIVGAAVARRILDVDSSAEVTLYEKEDALAAHQTGRNSGVVHAGLYYTPGSAKARLCRRGVAMLREFCSEHGIAYDECGKILVALDERQRSRLVDIEQRAKANGVPGVRTIGPDEIREREPNVRGVAGLLSPTTAITDFPAVTRALVADAAALGATIRLGARVVSLQRDAGRVVVGAESDGGAESDTYDVAVLCAGVHSDRVASLAGDTAEPQIVPFRGEYYLLRDDRRDLVRGLIYPVPDPRYPFLGVHLTPTVGGDVMVGPNAVMALAREGYAWRDVSLRDLAEIARSEAFRRFARTHWRTGVRELAGSLSRRRFVAAARAYVPSLRDTDVVPGPRGIRAQALDPDGSLVDDFRIHRRGSVVAIRNAPSPAATSCLAIAEQVVDEALGR; encoded by the coding sequence GTGAAGGCGGCGGTCGTCGGAGGCGGCATCGTGGGTGCCGCCGTCGCGCGCCGGATCCTCGACGTCGACTCCTCCGCGGAGGTGACCCTGTACGAGAAGGAGGACGCGCTTGCCGCCCACCAGACGGGGCGCAACAGCGGGGTGGTGCACGCGGGGCTGTATTACACGCCGGGCTCGGCGAAGGCGCGGCTGTGCCGTCGCGGAGTCGCGATGCTGCGCGAGTTCTGCTCCGAGCACGGCATCGCGTACGACGAATGCGGCAAGATCCTGGTGGCACTCGACGAGCGACAGCGCTCCAGGCTCGTCGACATCGAGCAACGCGCGAAGGCGAACGGAGTGCCGGGCGTACGCACCATCGGCCCGGACGAGATCCGCGAGCGCGAGCCGAACGTACGCGGCGTGGCCGGCCTGCTCTCACCGACGACGGCGATCACGGACTTCCCGGCGGTCACCCGCGCGCTGGTGGCCGATGCCGCCGCGTTGGGCGCCACGATCAGGCTCGGCGCCCGGGTCGTGTCGCTGCAGCGGGACGCGGGTCGGGTTGTCGTCGGTGCCGAGTCGGACGGCGGTGCCGAGTCCGACACGTACGACGTGGCGGTGCTGTGCGCGGGCGTGCACTCCGATCGCGTGGCGAGCCTGGCCGGTGACACCGCTGAGCCGCAGATCGTGCCGTTCCGCGGCGAGTACTACCTCCTGCGCGACGACCGGCGTGACCTCGTGCGCGGCCTGATCTATCCGGTGCCTGATCCGCGCTATCCCTTCCTGGGCGTGCATCTGACGCCCACCGTCGGCGGCGACGTGATGGTCGGCCCGAACGCCGTGATGGCCCTCGCGCGCGAGGGGTACGCATGGCGCGACGTGTCGCTTCGCGATCTCGCCGAGATCGCCCGCTCGGAGGCGTTCCGGCGGTTCGCGCGTACGCACTGGCGCACGGGCGTGCGCGAGCTGGCGGGATCACTGAGTCGACGCAGGTTCGTCGCCGCGGCGCGTGCGTACGTGCCGTCGCTGCGCGACACCGATGTCGTGCCCGGGCCGCGGGGCATCCGGGCCCAGGCGCTCGACCCGGACGGTAGTCTCGTCGACGACTTCCGCATCCACCGGCGTGGCTCGGTGGTCGCGATCCGCAACGCGCCGTCGCCGGCGGCCACATCGTGCCTCGCGATCGCCGAGCAGGTCGTCGACGAAGCGCTCGGACGATGA
- a CDS encoding fumarylacetoacetate hydrolase family protein: MNLATVSGVSGEEAVVVGEQGVVRVADVVADAPTTVLALLESGRADEVLAAAESTPVDSYAPLDSVRFTAPYRRPHKIWGIGLNYVDHAGDLSESVPEEPASFIKADHTVIGDGDPITIPRQSERTTAEAELGLVIGRECRDVAEADALSYVFGVCTILDQTAEDILQRNPRFLTRSKNFPGFFSFGPQLVPMSSLGDFADDLGDVEVATIHNGRVHRRNTVAHMRYSPAHLVAFHSQVMPLYPGDIISTGTPGAVVIESDDVVECDIPGIGRLRNPVA, encoded by the coding sequence ATGAACCTCGCGACCGTGTCCGGTGTCTCTGGCGAGGAGGCGGTGGTCGTGGGCGAGCAGGGAGTCGTCCGCGTCGCCGACGTCGTTGCCGACGCGCCGACCACTGTGCTCGCGCTGTTGGAGAGTGGGCGTGCGGACGAGGTCCTCGCCGCCGCTGAGTCGACGCCCGTCGATTCGTACGCGCCGCTCGACTCCGTGCGGTTCACCGCGCCGTACCGGCGGCCGCACAAGATCTGGGGCATCGGGCTGAACTACGTCGACCACGCGGGCGACCTGTCGGAATCGGTACCCGAGGAGCCCGCGTCGTTCATCAAGGCCGACCACACGGTCATCGGCGACGGCGACCCGATCACGATCCCGCGGCAGAGCGAGCGTACGACCGCCGAAGCCGAGCTGGGGCTGGTGATCGGGCGCGAGTGCCGTGACGTCGCCGAGGCGGATGCATTGTCGTACGTCTTCGGGGTGTGCACGATCCTCGACCAGACCGCCGAGGACATCCTGCAGCGCAACCCACGCTTCCTCACCCGATCGAAGAACTTCCCGGGCTTCTTCTCGTTCGGCCCACAGCTCGTGCCGATGAGCTCGCTCGGCGACTTCGCCGACGATCTGGGCGATGTCGAGGTCGCGACCATCCACAACGGTCGGGTGCATCGGCGCAACACCGTTGCGCACATGCGTTACAGCCCTGCGCACCTCGTGGCGTTCCACTCGCAGGTGATGCCGCTGTACCCGGGCGACATCATCTCGACCGGTACGCCGGGCGCCGTGGTCATCGAGTCGGACGATGTCGTCGAGTGCGACATCCCCGGCATCGGCCGCCTCCGCAACCCGGTCGCCTGA
- a CDS encoding MFS transporter — protein MSTQTVRTTDTTQTRDRRWLALVVIAVAQLMSALDATIVNIALPTAQTALGFDDGARAWVVTAYTLPLAGLLLVAGRISDRIGATRALLVGLAGFAVSSAIAGAAMNLEMLIAGRAMQGAFAALMAPAGLALIGMTFTDQTERAKAFGVFGAVASSGAVIGLLIGGALTEVLDWRFCLYVNAPVAIAALIAGRAYLPSMPGRRGQRLDLTSAAMVTSGLVGVTLACTQAVEHGWTSPEVVVPGSAGIALVAGFLFRQTRIADPLLPLEVIANRTRAAAFVATASGVVGSFGMFLMLTYHFQVVLGYSAIEAGLAFVPMTLAVTASAYAIGSKLMNRVSPGMLIVPGLLTAAVGLLLLWHLSPTSGYLTSILPAEILVGIGMGSATTPAFSVAIGGVDRRLMGVASAVANTGPRLGGTLGTAVLNTIAVSATSDAIASGTAPTEAVVHGYATAAACAAGLLVAAAALVAYLFASTRR, from the coding sequence ATGAGTACCCAGACAGTCCGCACGACGGACACCACACAGACCCGAGACCGCCGGTGGCTCGCCCTCGTCGTCATCGCCGTCGCACAGCTGATGTCGGCACTCGACGCGACGATCGTGAACATCGCGCTGCCCACCGCGCAGACGGCGCTCGGCTTCGACGACGGCGCCCGCGCCTGGGTCGTCACCGCGTACACGCTCCCCCTCGCCGGACTGCTCCTCGTCGCCGGACGTATCTCCGACCGCATCGGCGCGACCCGCGCGCTGCTCGTCGGTCTGGCCGGATTTGCGGTGTCGTCGGCGATCGCCGGAGCGGCGATGAACCTCGAGATGCTGATCGCCGGGCGCGCCATGCAGGGCGCGTTCGCCGCTCTGATGGCGCCGGCCGGGCTGGCCCTGATCGGCATGACGTTCACCGACCAGACCGAGCGCGCGAAGGCGTTCGGCGTCTTCGGCGCGGTCGCGAGCAGCGGCGCGGTCATCGGCCTGCTGATCGGCGGCGCGCTGACCGAGGTCCTCGACTGGCGGTTCTGCCTGTACGTGAACGCGCCCGTCGCCATCGCCGCGCTGATCGCGGGCCGCGCGTACCTGCCGTCGATGCCGGGTCGCCGCGGCCAGCGACTCGACCTCACGTCCGCTGCCATGGTCACGTCCGGCCTGGTCGGCGTCACGCTCGCCTGCACGCAGGCCGTCGAGCACGGCTGGACCTCCCCCGAGGTAGTCGTACCGGGTAGCGCGGGGATCGCGCTGGTCGCGGGCTTCCTGTTTCGCCAGACCCGGATCGCCGATCCGCTGCTGCCGCTCGAGGTGATCGCAAACCGTACGCGGGCCGCGGCCTTCGTGGCGACGGCGTCCGGCGTCGTCGGGTCGTTCGGGATGTTCCTGATGCTGACGTACCACTTCCAGGTCGTGCTCGGCTACAGCGCCATCGAGGCGGGGCTGGCGTTCGTGCCGATGACGCTCGCGGTGACGGCGAGCGCGTACGCCATCGGTAGCAAGCTGATGAACCGGGTCTCGCCGGGCATGCTGATCGTCCCCGGACTGCTGACCGCGGCTGTCGGGCTGCTGCTCCTCTGGCACCTGAGCCCGACGAGCGGCTACCTGACGTCGATCCTGCCCGCCGAGATTCTCGTCGGCATCGGGATGGGCAGCGCGACGACACCGGCGTTCAGCGTCGCGATCGGCGGGGTCGACCGCCGTCTCATGGGCGTCGCGTCTGCGGTCGCGAACACCGGGCCGAGGCTCGGCGGCACCCTCGGCACCGCTGTCCTCAACACCATCGCCGTCAGCGCAACCTCCGACGCCATCGCGTCGGGCACGGCGCCGACAGAGGCCGTCGTGCACGGGTACGCAACCGCGGCAGCGTGCGCGGCGGGCCTCCTCGTCGCGGCCGCGGCGCTGGTCGCGTACCTGTTCGCGAGCACGAGGCGCTGA
- a CDS encoding TetR/AcrR family transcriptional regulator has protein sequence MAKTMRADARRNRDAILVAARDLVVERGSGVPLDEVARAAGVGIGTLYRHFPERTSMLHEVAVDALTKTRDAANRAMEDEDDAFDALARYLREALELRVSAVMPALLESLDPDDAALKDVRDESAQLVESLIDAAKKEGGLAPDLSFADVATMLVRIARPLPGPLGSEVNDELSRRHLELFIRGLRADPGPDAGELPGVGLDRAGLRESSADE, from the coding sequence ATGGCCAAGACGATGCGTGCCGACGCCCGGCGCAACCGCGACGCGATCCTCGTCGCGGCGCGCGATCTCGTCGTCGAGCGCGGGTCCGGCGTACCCCTCGACGAGGTCGCCCGGGCGGCCGGTGTGGGGATCGGCACGCTGTACCGGCACTTCCCGGAGCGCACGTCGATGCTGCACGAGGTCGCGGTCGACGCACTGACGAAGACCCGCGACGCCGCCAACCGGGCGATGGAGGACGAGGACGACGCCTTCGACGCGCTCGCCCGTTACCTCCGCGAGGCGTTGGAGCTTCGGGTGTCCGCGGTCATGCCGGCGCTGCTCGAGTCCCTCGACCCGGACGACGCCGCGTTGAAGGACGTACGCGACGAGTCGGCGCAACTGGTCGAGTCGCTCATCGACGCGGCCAAGAAGGAAGGTGGCCTCGCCCCCGACCTCTCGTTCGCCGACGTCGCCACCATGCTCGTACGCATCGCCCGGCCACTACCGGGTCCCCTTGGCAGCGAGGTCAACGACGAGCTCTCCCGGCGCCATCTGGAGCTGTTCATCCGTGGCCTGCGCGCCGACCCGGGCCCGGACGCGGGCGAGTTACCCGGTGTCGGGCTCGACCGCGCTGGCCTGCGCGAGTCGAGCGCGGACGAGTGA